The following are encoded together in the Bos taurus isolate L1 Dominette 01449 registration number 42190680 breed Hereford chromosome 10, ARS-UCD2.0, whole genome shotgun sequence genome:
- the SERINC5 gene encoding serine incorporator 5 isoform X3, with product MSARCCAGQLACCCGNAGCSYCCGPKVRQSRSTRFMYALYFILVVIICCIMMSNTVANEMREHIPYFEDICKGIKAGDTCEKLVGYSAVYRVCFGMACFFFIFCLLTLNINNSKSCRAYIHNGFWFFKLLLLGAMCSGAFFIPDQETFLNAWRYVGAVGGFLFIVIQLLLLVEFAHKWNKNWTAGTATNKLWYASLSLVTLITYSITTGGLIWMAVFYTQKDGCMENKILLGVNGGLCLLMSVVSISPSVRDRQPHSGILQSGLISCYVTYLTFSALSSKPAEVVLDEHGKNVTICVPNFGQDLYRDKTLVAGLGTAILCVCILYSCLTSTTRSSSDALQGRYTAPELECVPVCVLHTWHDCEVRRRLLEREGEGHPVCALLGTVCT from the exons TTGGCCTGCTGCTGTGGGAACGCTGGCTGCTCCTACTGCTGTGGCCCCAAGGTCCGTCAGTCCCGGAGTACCCGCTTCATGTACGCGCTCTACTTCATCCTGGTCGTCATCATCTGCTGCATCATGATGTCCAACACCGTGGCCAACGAGATGAGGGAGCAC aTCCCTTATTTTGAAGATATTTGTAAAGGCATTAAAGCTGGTGACACCTGTGAGAAGCTGGTGGGGTATTCTGCAGTATACAGAGTCTGTTTTGGAATGGCCtgtttcttcttcatcttctgccTCCTGACCTTGAATATCAACAACAGTAAAAGCTGTAGAGCCTACATTCACAATGG ctTTTGGTTCTTTAAACTTCTGCTGTTGGGGGCCATGTGCTCAGGAGCCTTCTTCATTCCAGATCAGGAGACCTTTCTGAATG CCTGGCGCTATGTGGGAGCCGTCGGAGGCTTCCTCTTCATAGTCATCCAGCTCCTCTTGCTTGTGGAGTTTGCACATAAATGGAACAAGAACTG GACTGCAGGCACAGCTACCAACAAGCTGTGGTACGCCTCTCTGTCCCTGGTGACCCTCATCACGTACTCCATCACCACGGGAGGCTTAATTTGGATGGCAGTGTTTTATACCCAGAAAGATGGCTGcatggaaaataaaattctccTGGGAGTAAATGGAGGCCTGTGTCTGCTTATGTCAGTGGtatccatctcaccctctgtccgAGATC GACAGCCACACTCTGGGATACTGCAGTCGGGTCTCATCAGCTGCTATGTCACGTATCTCAcattctcagccctgtccagCAAACCTGCAGAAGTAG TCCTAGATGAACACGGGAAGAACGTCACCATCTGTGTGCCTAACTTTGGTCAGGACCTGTACAGGGACAAGACCTTGGTTGCTGGACTGGGCACTGCCATCTTGTGTGTATGCATCTTGTATTCATG TTTGACATCGACGACCAGATCAAGTTCCGATGCTCTGCAGGGCCGGTACACAGCTCCCGAGCTGGAA TGTGTACCTGTCTGTGTTCTCCATACATGGCACGACTGTGAGGTCAGAAGGCGGCTGttggaaagagaaggggagggacaCCCTGTCTGCGCGCTGCTGGGCACTGTCTGTACGTGA